The proteins below are encoded in one region of Mycobacterium botniense:
- the mbtG gene encoding NADPH-dependent L-lysine N(6)-monooxygenase MbtG translates to MTTLAVLGAGAKAVAVAAKASVLRDMGIDTPDIIAVERIGVGANWQASGGWTDGVHRLGTSPEKDVGFPYRSSLVPRRNAELDERMTRYSWQSFLIATASFAEWIDRGRPAPTHGRWGQYLRWVADQVGLNIVQGEVDELAVAGDRWAVHTHDTTVYAEALMITGPGQAERSLLPGNPRVLSIAQFWDRAAAHDRITAERVAVIGGGETAASILDELFHHRVSTITVITPQVTLFTRGESFFENSLFSDPTDWAALTLEERRDAIARTDRGVFSASVQEALLADDRIHHLRGRVAHAVPRDGQIRLTLSSNRGSENLETVHGFDLVIDASGADPMWFTSLFSQDALDLLELGLGGPLTADSVQEAIGYDLSVIDVTPKLFLPNLAGLNQGPGFPNLSCLGLLSDRVLGAELRASTPADKPAISRNDEQQPLR, encoded by the coding sequence ATGACGACACTGGCGGTGCTGGGCGCCGGGGCCAAAGCGGTCGCTGTTGCGGCCAAGGCATCGGTGTTACGCGACATGGGGATCGACACCCCCGACATCATCGCCGTCGAACGGATCGGGGTGGGCGCCAATTGGCAGGCCAGTGGCGGCTGGACCGACGGGGTCCACCGGCTGGGCACCAGCCCGGAAAAAGATGTCGGTTTCCCCTACCGGTCATCGCTGGTGCCGCGGCGCAACGCCGAACTCGACGAACGGATGACCCGATACAGCTGGCAGTCGTTTTTGATCGCCACCGCGTCGTTCGCCGAATGGATCGACCGCGGCAGACCGGCGCCCACCCATGGTCGATGGGGACAGTACCTGCGTTGGGTGGCCGATCAGGTCGGCCTGAACATCGTCCAGGGCGAAGTGGACGAGCTCGCAGTCGCCGGGGACCGCTGGGCGGTGCACACCCACGACACCACGGTGTATGCCGAGGCCCTGATGATCACTGGGCCCGGACAGGCGGAGCGATCGTTGTTGCCCGGCAATCCGCGAGTCCTTTCGATCGCGCAGTTCTGGGACCGTGCTGCCGCGCACGACCGCATCACCGCCGAACGGGTGGCAGTGATCGGCGGCGGCGAGACCGCTGCGTCGATTCTCGATGAACTGTTCCACCACCGGGTTTCGACTATTACGGTCATCACCCCGCAGGTGACGTTGTTCACCCGCGGCGAGAGTTTCTTCGAGAACTCGCTGTTCTCCGACCCCACCGACTGGGCAGCGCTGACGCTGGAAGAACGTCGTGACGCGATCGCCCGCACCGACCGCGGGGTGTTCTCGGCGAGCGTGCAGGAGGCGCTGCTGGCCGACGACCGGATCCATCACCTGCGCGGGCGGGTCGCACACGCGGTCCCGCGCGACGGGCAGATCAGGCTCACGCTCAGCAGTAACCGGGGCAGCGAAAACCTGGAAACTGTGCACGGTTTTGACCTGGTGATCGACGCCTCGGGCGCCGACCCGATGTGGTTCACCTCGCTGTTCAGCCAGGACGCGCTGGACCTGCTGGAGTTGGGCCTGGGTGGGCCACTGACCGCGGACAGTGTGCAGGAAGCGATCGGCTACGACTTATCCGTCATCGATGTCACGCCGAAGCTGTTCCTGCCGAACCTGGCCGGGCTCAACCAGGGGCCCGGATTTCCCAACCTGAGCTGCCTGGGGCTGCTATCCGATCGGGTGCTGGGGGCTGAACTGCGCGCGAGTACCCCTGCGGATAAACCCGCGATCAGCAGAAACGATGAACAGCAACCCCTGCGATGA